Proteins from one Limanda limanda chromosome 9, fLimLim1.1, whole genome shotgun sequence genomic window:
- the zmp:0000001174 gene encoding retinoic acid-induced protein 2 → MEGSSDVSGPTTQPQTDKCSAEVRGREVRCKVDDGATALAPGDSGLTKGGLSSLVEPTAPSVVTPTAEAPGGVSLKVSTTVLHPLCLGESPLMLPIHLQMAGAAGSQLSQMGAAPYLITSQSPVSLPLVLDQQVLQHMSPSVIPQSANCPQLPLHNSILCQNPLTFALPPAVDQKSAGQTQDANLLSLLQNPAFAAILQDLFSSQAGSSTCQSPGSPFFPLPPLTPPYTSPLAPLVPPATLLVPYPVIIPLPVPLPIPLPIPIPVPQTEDLKGNMTKPVCTVSKSTQTSPKDTTSPSVLSSRYVPLLQPQHVSLSSLPVEEGQVLDLSIRACPVEPKQEFPIFQQDSVLDLSVPGVRKKCVQSCNSSGRDRELAFQSSQDTSGTSLSVECTQSLDSKLLGSLASLEFTRQHKWVVDSSSGGPGSLGQEASLGGAGNLEVVSTSQTAKVIVSVKDAIPAILCGKIKGLSGVSTKNFSIKRDGSKGPSLQQLYGVPSASQGEQHDPNDPLKKVPKNRAIKLKKVSSQEIHFLPIKKQRLAALLPRK, encoded by the coding sequence ATGGAGGGCAGCAGTGATGTGTCTGGACCCACGACACAGCCGCAGACTGACAAGTGCAGCgcagaggtcagaggaagagaagtCCGTTGCAAAGTGGACGATGGAGCGACGGCACTCGCTCCCGGTGACTCAGGACTGACCAAAGGAGGCCTCTCTAGCCTGGTGGAGCCTACTGCACCGTCGGTGGTGACTCCCACCGCCGAAGCTCCAGGAGGCGTGTCGCTGAAAGTTTCCACAACTGTGCTGCACCCGCTGTGTCTGGGAGAGAGCCCACTGATGCTGCCCATTCACCTCCAGATGGCCGGAGCAGCCGGCTCCCAGCTCAGCCAAATGGGGGCAGCACCGTACCTGATAACAAGCCAAAGCCCTGTTTCCCTTCCCCTGGTCCTGGATCAGCAGGTCCTCCAGCACATGAGTCCCTCTGTCATTCCTCAGAGTGCTAACTGTCCGCAGCTGCCGCTCCACAACAGCATCCTCTGTCAGAATCCTTTGACGTTTGCTTTACCTCCAGCTGTTGACCAGAAGTCAGCAGGACAGACGCAGGATGCtaacctgctctctctcctccagaatCCAGCTTTTGCTGCCATCTTACAGGACCTCTTCTCTTCACAGGCCGGCTCCTCCACCTGTCAGTCACCAGGCTCTCCCTTCTTCCCCCTCCCTCCGCTCACACCTCCCTACACCTCCCCTCTGGCCCCATTGGTCCCTCCTGCCACACTTCTCGTCCCCTACCCCGTCATCATCCCTCTGCCAGTGCCTCTGCCCATCCCACTCCCCATCCCCATCCCTGTCCCTCAGACTGAGGATTTAAAGGGGAACATGACAAAACCAGTTTGCACAGTGAGTAAAAGTACTCAGACTTCACCAAAAGACACTACCTCTCCTTCGGTGTTGTCAAGCAGATACGTGCCCCTGTTGCAGCCACAACAtgtgtccctgtcctcacttcctgtagAAGAAGGACAGGTGTTAGATCTGTCCATCAGGGCATGTCCAGTTGAGCCAAAACAGGAGTTCCCCATCTTTCAGCAGGACAGTGTGCTTGACTTGTCAGTGCCTGGTGTGAGGAAAAAGTGTGTTCAGTCGTGCAACTCCAGTGGACGAGACAGAGAATTAGCTTTCCAGTCCAGTCAGGACACAAGTGGTACTTCACTGTCTGTTGaatgcactcagagtttagattccAAACTCCTGGGCAGTCTGGCCTCGCTGGAGTTCACCCGGCAGCACAAGTGGGTGGTGGACAGCAGCTCCGGTGGGCCGGGCTCCCTGGGTCAGGAGGCGTCGCTCGGGGGGGCAGGAAACCTCGAGGTCGTCAGCACCTCACAGACGGCCAAGGTCATCGTCTCTGTGAAGGACGCCATCCCTGCCATCCTGTGCGGGAAGATAAAAGGTCTCTCAGGAGTCTCCACCAAGAACTTCTCCATCAAGCGGGACGGCAGCAAGGGGccgtctctgcagcagctctacGGCGTGCCGTCGGCGTCCCAGGGAGAACAGCACGACCCCAACGACCCTCTGAAAAAGGTCCCTAAAAACAGAGCTATCAAATTGAAGAAGGTCAGCTCGCAGGAGATCCACTTCCTCCCCATCAAGAAGCAGCGACTTGCGGCGCTGCTGCCCAGGAAGTGA